A window from Theobroma cacao cultivar B97-61/B2 chromosome 3, Criollo_cocoa_genome_V2, whole genome shotgun sequence encodes these proteins:
- the LOC108661147 gene encoding uncharacterized protein LOC108661147, which yields MLALKKQFGIRVKRSCKALYEVGYKYKACKFSVRAMKLLEGEEYWQVRTFHKVHMFTVDGLQGRFATKSEKIIGELMSHKLQANGVALRPKDIISEMRVQWGLECLYGKAWEAKEYTERLVFDPPEESFQLLPSYFYMLEQENLSIVTVVATDEAERFKYCFWAYGLVFWSLWMFKGVLFFAECKDANECIYLVVFGIGHIEDEDSWTWFLSKLRDATYELAQAYSRRSPC from the exons atgttggcTCTAAAAAAGCAGTTTgggataagagtaaaaaggtcatgtaaagCTCTTTATGAGGTTGGCTACAAAtacaaggcatgcaagtttaGTGTGCGTGCAATGAAGTTACTTGAAGGAGAagaatattggcaagttcGGACGTTTCACAAAGTACACATGTTTACTGTCGATGGTTTGCAAGGGCGATTTGCAACTAAGAGTGAGAAGAtaattggtgaacttatgtcacacaagCTTCAGGCTAATGGAGTAGCATTGAGACCTAAAGACATAATTAGTGAGATGAGGGTTCAATGGGGATTGGAATGCTTGTATGGTAAGGCCTGGGAAGCGAAAGAGTATACGGAGAGGCTTGTTTTTGATCCCCCCGAGGAGTCATTTCAGCTACTACCctcgtatttttatatgttggaacaagaaaatctCAGCATAGTCACTGTAGTGGCTACTGATGAGGCagaaagattcaaatattgtttctggGCATACGGGCTTGTATTTTGGAGTTTATGGAT GTTCAAGGGTGTTCTGTTTTTCGCTGAATGCAAAGATGCGAATGAGTGCATATATCTAGTTGTGTTTGGCATCGGCCATATTGAGGACGAAGACTCGTGGACGTGGTTTCTTAGCAAGCTGCGTGATGCG ACATATGAACTAGCTCAAGCATATTCACGCAGAAGCCCATGCTGA